GACCTCCTTTGGAAACTGAAGTCCTACGGCTCTACGTCGAGCGCCCTTCGCGAAACCTCTTTCAGAGCATTTCATCTGTTGCTCATCAACACCTCTGTTTCCCTTGAGCAAGCGTACCCCAAGCGTCACCAAACTCTCAACCAATTACCTATGAAGCTGCTTTGCCCTCGTATCGTTCATGTCGCCACGGTGGCGTTCGTTTGTGTCCTTTCCGTCACACACGCGTGCGCCCAAGGGGAGCCCACCGGTGGCCGCCCGGATCTGCTGACGAATGCAGGTTTTGAGAATGGGATGGATGGATGGACTTTCGGCTGCCACCAGAAAAAGGGCGAGGCTGCGTTGGACACAGAGGTGAAGCGCAACGGCAATGCGAGCCTCCGCATCACCAATGCGGGCGGTGATGACAGCTTCCTGAAGCAGGCCGTGAAGATCAAGCCCAAGACGCGCTATCGTCTCTCCGGCTACATCAAGACGAAGGATGTGGTGGTGAAAGGTGGCCAGGCGGCGACGCTTGCTCTTGAGGGTGGCTTTGAGTCCAGTGACTCGGTGAAGGGCACCAACTCGTGGAAGAAGTTCGACTTCGAGTTCGACTCTGCCGCGCTGGAAACCGCAAAGGTGGGCCCCCGGCTCGGAGGTCACTCCAGCATGGCTGTGGGCACGGCGTGGTATGATGACCTGAAGTTGATTGAGCTGGGGCCTTCGAGGAATCGGTAATCGCGCCTCACAATCACTCATCCCAGGTTATCCTTCCATCCCACAGACACTTTTATGAGACGCCTCGAATGTCTGCTCGCCCTTCTCTCTCTTGTAGCATTTCTACAGCTGGGATTCTCCCAGACTCCGCAACAAAGCACTCAAGTTACCGCAAAGAAAACACTCGAAAACTACCGGGACGTTCTGGAGTATCTACCCCCGGACATGAGCAGGAACAAGGCGGCCAAATGGACCTTTGCCCAACGTGAGACCGTCAATGCCGCCTTGAAGAAGGCCCTGGTGGAGGCAGGCCTCAACGGCAAATTCCGACTGAAGGTGACCCAGATCGCAGACTGGAAAGGGATGACCATCTACGCCGAAGTCCCCAACAACGAAGGCTACAAGATCCGCGCATTCGGAAAATTCTCCGACGAATGGAAGCCCAAACTTGCAGACCTGAAAAAGGGGGACAGCATCACCCTTGAGGGCAACTTCAGCCATGTCGCATATGAAGATTTGTGGAATGCCTTCAGCCTCTCCATCTCCATGAAGGACTGCAAGTTCACCAAGTGAAGAGATCCAAATGACACGGACGGAGGGTTGCCGAGTCCGGCACTCTCATTTAGGGCGGTTTAAACAATATCGTGGCCTTCGATCAGGGGTGACTTGCCGCACTGCGACCGCTGGTCGCGGTTGGGGTGGCGCGCCCCACTACGAAAATGGCTACACTGTAACTCAAACCGCTCTAACTCCTTTTCTCCGCCAGCCGCCCGATGTTCAACAGTGCCGCCTCGCTGTTGGCGGGACCGACGAACTGCACACTGGTAACGGGGAATGCCCCACTCTTGTGCAGCGGCACCGGAATGGCGACGGCGGGGACGCCAGCGTAGTTCACCGCGACGGTGTTTTGGATTTTGATGAACTTGGCCTCGAAGATGGCGGTGAAGGCGACGTTGCGGTGGTAGGGCGCGCGCTGGAGCACTGGAAGCGCAATGGCATCCACCCGTTTGAAGGTCTGGCGCAAGACGTCGCGCCAATGGTCGCGGCGGGCGATGGCGGCTTCGCGTTTGGCTTCGTCGTCGTATTTGCGGGAGAAGACAAGGTCCCCAAAAAGAATGGCCTTGCTGGCGCGGTTGCCCACGCCCTTGTGTTTGCGGATTTGATCGTTGTTGTAGTAAGAGGCGGCGGCGGCCACGAGATTGCCATCGTGCTGGGCCTTGGCCCACTCCTCGTGAAACTCGGCACTGAGTGGGATGACGGTGAAGCCAGCTGCAGCGAGTTGCCGGTCGATGGCATCATCGATGGCGGGATCTGTGCCGGGGACGCGAAGGCGGCCGATGCGGATGGTCTTTGCCAGGGGGTTGGCAGCTTTGGCACGGGCGTATTCATTCTGGAACCCGGGCTCCAGCAGTTCCATGCCATTCACGAGTCCATCCACATCACGCGCGAGAGGCCCCACCGTATCGAGGTACTTGGGGGAAATGGGATACACACCTTTGGTCGAGATACGTCCAAAGGTGGTCTTCAAGCCCGCGATGCCACAACAACAGGCAGGCACGCGAATGGAACCTGCGGTGTCCGTGCCAAGCGCTACATCCGCAAGGTTCATGGCCACAGCCACGGCAGAGCCGCTGGATGAGCCACCGGGCACGCGGGACTTGTCCACGGGATTTACCGGTGTGCCAAAGTAGTCATTCGAACCGGACACTCCGATGGCGAACTCGCTCAGGTTCGCCTTGCCCACGATGGTCACGTCCCTGCGACCGCGGATGTATTTCATGCACTCCGCGTCCTTCGTGGCAGGCGGCGCATTCTTGTAGAGGTACTCGGACCCAGCGCTGGTCACCTCCCCTTTCATGTCGATGAGGTCCTTCACGGCAAGGCGGAGGTTGGTATCGCCAGGCGCAGGCGCCTTGTAGGAGATGAAGGCATGCGGTTCCGGCGTGGCCGGCTTGCGCAGCCCGGAGAAGGAACAGCTGGTGAGGAGGAGCGCGGTGAGCGTGAGTGCGCCTGCGGCGGCACGAGGGACCGGGATGCGATGGGCGAGGGTCTTCATCTTGGGGGACCTGTGGTCTGAAGATTGTCTCAAAGGTGACGGAGACATCAAAGCGGGTTCGCTTGGTGATTGCAACCATCCGGTAATTGGAAAGAGTGGGACCAATGTCTGATAGTCCGGATGCTACCGCCCCAACCTCGAAGCTCTCGGTGCATGACAACGAACTCTACCGATACGAATTCGATTCACGCACCTCCACCTTGGTACTGCACACCCTCTTCGATGCCTTAGTTCCGATCGAATACACGGATGTGTGGTTTCTCGGAGTCTGGTACCACCATCTGGAAGAAGTTCTCGGGAAAGATATCATCCTGGATGTGGAGGAATCCAGCGTGGATTGGACAATGAAGGCGTTCTCGACCCTCTTCAGCCAACTGCAAAAAGATGGCTGGCCAAGGCTCGACTGGCGAACAGAAACTCTTCAAGAGGCAGTGGCGAAGCTGAAGCTCCGCGTCTGGAACATCAGTTCGAGCTATGGTCTCTCCGGGTTTGTCATCGCAAAGGAAATGAGAATGGTCAGCAAGAGTGGTCAGTCTCCCCCGCTCACTTTCCCTTTGGAACAATCTCACATCTGAATAGACTGGCTCTGTTCCAATGCCCGGCTTGCACATCACGGTCTACAAACAGAAGGATGGCGGTGCCACGCCGGCGTCCTTTGGCGAACCCACGGGGGCAAAGCTGGCTGTATGGAAGGCGAGACTTGAGGTTCTACGTTGGATCGATGATCTCGTGAAGGAAGGAAAGATCATCGCTCTGGGCGGGAATGGGTATCCGTTTGAATACACCACGCAGATCCATCTGGTGAAAGATACGCTGCCGCAGGGTCCTCCTCACGAGAGAAAGAACTGGAACCATGAGGAGGGAGACATCTTGGGCGAAGGATGGCTGGGCAAGACGACCATCGACATGGAGGCGATCGCTCAATGCCCTCCGGAAGAATGGGTCCTTATCCGGGTGTGGGATGAGTCGTGATGTGAGCTGAGCATATGGTGTTCTGGCGTCAGGTCGATGCACCGTGTGCCTGAGGAACGAATGACTCGCGAAGGGACTCGCGAGCTACGTTGGGACTTGGCCAGAGCGGCATCTGCTCTCATGCGCGCTTTTGCCTTTCGAGAAGCAACGCATCAATGACCTGATGCACTTTCACAAAGCGCCCGATCAGCGCCTCCACGTCCTGCTGAAACGTGACCTCATCCAGCGGCATCCAACCCTGCATGAGGGTCTGGCGGCCGTAGTCCGTGCTGAGATTGGGCCAGTTTGATTTCGCGCCACTGGCCTCGAACTTCTCGCGAAACGCGGTAGCGAATTCACGTGGCTTCACCGCATGCCCCGGCAGGTCACCTGTCTTGAGAGCGTGAATGTTGTAGTTGAACCTGCCCGCCTGCAGGTCCTTCTCGCCAAGCCACACGGAGAAGAAAATCCCCTGCCCCGTTCCCTCGGAAGTCCAGGTGTCCTTCTGGAGCTTCAGGACGGCGCTGTCCATCCAATCGCAGGCACTGCAACGCAACTGGTGCCGTCGCATCAAGTCCGCGGACATTACATCCCGGATGCTCTGAAGGATGACAAGATGGGACGCGTAGGACTTCATCCTGGGGGGGAACCTTTCTTCCAAAGATTGTCTCGATGGCAACGCGAACACCAAAGCGGGTTCCTTTGCTGATTGCAATAGGACGGTGATTCGAAGGAGTAGGACCAATGTCTGATAGTCCGGAAGCCGTCACTGGGATTCCCGTTGGAGAAGTCTGCCGGCTGAATATGCTGACTGCCCTGCCATCCTACACTCGCTGGCAATCTCGGCGTGGGTGTGGCGGGCTGCATTGGATTCAACGCAGAGACACAGAGACGCAGAGGAACTTCGGAGACTGAGATGTCTCGCTGCCATGGCGTTGGCATGTCCATTGTGTATTGGAATGAAAGACCCCGGTGCATGACAACGAATCATCGCATTCCCGCCCCGCTGACACACGAAGGTGCGCTCAATGGGACCATGCCTGCGCCTAAAGTGCTCCCAATGGTGTCGGGGCTTGTCATGAGAGAGCATCCATCCATCATGCGACACAGGCTTCCATCTGGCCGTATCACGCTCCCCCACCCTTCCCATGAACCGACGCAACACGTTTGCCGTACTGCTGGCTGGGCTCAGTTCCCGGGGTCTTCTGCACGCACAATCCGCCTCACTCAACATGGATGCCATGAAAGCCGCCGCCTCCCTTTTGCAAACACAGGCCGAGAAGGGCGTCATTGAAAGTGCAGTACTGCATGTGCAGCGAGGATCCCAAGTGTTTCAACAAGCGTTTGGCAAGGCCCGCTCCACAGAGGCGATTTTTCTTCTGGGATCAATCACCAAGCCCATGACAGCCATCGCGGTGATGGTGCTCGCGGACCGTGGCAAGTTGCGTCTTTCCGACCCGGTAATGAAGTTCATTCCCGAGTTCTCTGAGGGCGCACGGAGGAAGATCACCCTCGAACAGGTGTTGATCCACACGTCGGGCCTGCCGGACCAGCTGCCGGAGAACAACGAACTGCGTCGGCGTCATGCGCCGCTGTCAGAGTTTGTCCAGGCCACGGTGCGTACGCCGCTGCTCTTTGAACCGGGCACGCAATACCACTACCAGAGCATGGGCATCCTGCTCGCCGCGGAGGTGGTGGAACGCGTCGCCAAAATGTCACTGCCGGATTTCCTTTCGAAGGAGGTGTTCGCCCCGCTCGGCATGAAGCACAGCGCACTCGGCCTGGGAGCGTTCAAGATGGAAGAGACCATGCGGGTGCAGACAGAACACGCTGCGCCGGAATCCGGCGCTGGATCGGCAGATGCGAAGAACTGGGACTGGAACAGTCCGTACTGGCGCAAACTGGCCGCGCCATGGGGCGGCGCCTTGTGCAGCGCTGGCGATGTGGCCCTGTTCCTGCGCAGCTTTCTGCATCCGGCCGGCAAGGTGCTGCGCCCGGAAACCGCGCAACTCATGATTCAAGATCACACACAAGGGCTCAGCGCGCGTCGGGGAATCGGCTTCGCGCTCGGCCCAGCCGGATTCGGCAAGAGTTGTTCCGACCAATCCTTCGGCCACAGCGGATCGACCGGCATGCTGGCGTGGGCCGATCCCAAGACCGACCTCTCGTGCGTGATTCTCACCTCTCTGCCGGGTTCGGTGTCACGCCCGCTGGTGTTGCAGCCGGTGTCGGATGTGGTTTCCGGATAGTGAACTGTCAGGCTCTGTTTTTCCGTTCCAGCAGCAAGGCATCAATCACCTGAAGCATTCCCACAAAACGCTCGATCAATGCCTCCACGTCCTGGCGAAAGGTGACCTCATCGAGTGGCATCCAGCCTTGCATCAGAGTCTGGGGACCATAGTCGGTGCTCAAGTTGGGCCAGCCTGAGTTGAGGTCATCGGCTTCGAGTTTTTCTCGAAATGCCGCGGCGAATTCGCGTGGTTTTACGAAGTGCCCAGGCAGGTCACTCATCTTGAGGGCATGGATGTTGTAGTTGAACCTGCGCGCCTTGAGTTCCTTTTCGCCCAACCAGATGGAGAAGAAAATTCCCTGCGCTGTGCCGCCGGATGTCCACGAGTCCTTCTGGAGCTTGAGGACGGCGCTGTCCATCCAGTCGCCGACTTCGCAGCGCAGTTGATGCTGATGCATCAGGTCGCTGGAGATGGTGTCCCGAACGCTTTCAAGGATGGCGAGATAAGCGTCGTAGGATTTCATCTCCATCGGTCGTGCTTGCATAGAGGAATGCCTCGCGAAGGGACTCGCGAGCTACGTTGGAACTTCGGAGCTTACGTCCCCACCCCAAACGCCGGCTGGCCGGTGCTGAGCACGATCTGTTTCCAGAACATGCCGCTGGTGGTCAGGCGTTTTTGTCCCTGGGCGATGAGGGCGAGGGGCACGAGGACGAACTCGGAGAGCCAGTAGGAGATGACGCAGCGGGTGTAGCCTGCGAGACCTGCCTCCACGGCGAGGGCGCCGAGGCGGTCACAGTAGGTCTGGTCGAAGGCGTTCGGCGGGATGGCGCGGATGTGGTGGCGCGGGCGGTTCACAAAGGTGCCCACGCTGCGGCCGCGACCGTCCTTGAGACGGTTCTTGAGCCAGCGCTCGACTTGGTAGGAGAAGCGATCGTGAATGGGTTCTTCATCACCGATTTTCACCTTGCGCTGCCACATCAGTTCCCCCACCCCTTCGGCGACGACGATGACGCCCTCTCCTCGCGGCATGGAGCCGACCTTCGCCACCACGTGCTCCAGACACTGCATAAGAGCAGCTTCGATTTCCTCAGCAGTCTGGTAGCCGGCGAACATTTCCGGAATGAGCACCAGCGTGCATTTGCCAAAGGCGTGAGCGGCATTCGCCGCGACGAATCCAGATTCCGCACCGAAGAGTTCCACGATGCCCACACGCCGGGTGGAGCTGGCTTCTGTTTCCATCTGGCGGATCACGTCCGTGGCCTTGTCCACCGTGGTACTGAATCCGAAGGACTGCGCCACCCAGAGGATGTCGTTGTCCATCGTCTTGGGCACTCCGATCACCGCCATGTCCGGCACGAGCTTGGCGATGTGATTGGCGGCACGCAGGGAGCCGTCACCGCCGATGACGTAGAGGATGTTGATCCGCTGCTTGCGGAGATTCGCCACGATCTTGTCCGTCTGCTCCACGAGGACATCCTTGTTCACACGGCGCAGGCCCAGCTTGGAGCCGCCTTCCGCGAGGTGCTCGCGGGTGAACTCGGGCGAGAGCAGACCAATGTCCATCTCATCCCCCAGCAGGCCGGTGATCCCATCATACACACCGAAGACGGCACCGCCCTCGGTGATGTCGCAGCCGTAAGTAGCATAGTGGCGCTGCACGATGGCGTGCGTCACGCGGTTCAATCCAGGAGCCACCCCGCCGGAGGTGACGATCGCCGCACGGACGGTCTTGGGATTGAAGAAGAGCTTCCGGCGCGGACCCGCCTCGGGGAATCCCGGCACGCCCTTCCCTGCGGCGATGAAGGTCTCGATGTAATCCATGTCCGCCAGCACGGCACGTCGGGAATCCTCGGGCCGGAAAAGGCCCAGCAATTCTTCCGACTGCGGGTTCTCAAACTCGGGCGTGCCCAGGCGCTCCACCGTAGTCTGCAGGGAGTCTCGCGCCTCATAGGCCACCCTCCGCTCACTTATGAGCGCGGCGGCACCATCGATGACGGACTTCTGACGGGTGAGGTTTTCCATTCCAAAGAAATGGCGAGATCAGGGACTTTGTCACGCTTGGATAGCGTCACAATTTCCCAGATAAGCGCAAAATCCACGCCAGCTCATGCCTCAGCCGCCCTTATCCACAGATGCGGCAGGAGGTTCGGGCTCGATGCGGGAAAAGCGCAGGTCCTGTGTGAGCAGCCAGAACCAGCCCACCGACGCGGCAGCAAGCATGAGGGTGAGCCACAGAAACCAGGAGCGGAACATGAGGAAGCGGGAGAGATGCGATGGTGCAATACACGCGTGCGTGCCAGACATCAACGTCCGCGAGCCAGCCAACCTTCCGCGACCAGTTCATCCACCAGCACCTGATTTGCCTCGCCACCAGCCACGTCCTCCCTGTACTTCAGAGTGACGGTGATGGGCTGTGGTTCACTTGATCCCTTGCGCAGGATGAACTCCAGCGCCATGCCCAGAGGCGTGCCTTCCGTCGCATAGCCGTAGATGGGCGGCGCGTCCTTGGAGCGGGGATCCGTGAGTTTCAGGCAAATGAGGTTGGCCGCCTTGGGAAAGACGTCGTTAAAATGCTCGCCGGGCTCCGCCAGCACACGCATCAGGGTGGGAGTCACGGGGCGCACGTCCATGAATTCCTTCCACCCCATGTCCCCATAGAGAACGAAGCTGGCCCAGTCGATGAAGTACTTGCCGGTGCGTGACTTCATGGTGATCACGCGGCGATGCTCGCCATCAGGCAGGATGACCTCAAACGCGAAGGTCAGCATGCCGGCGGGGTTCGCCTCCTTCGCCACGATCTTCTGGTACGCGATGCGTCCGGGTTCGTGGGATTCGTAGTATTTGACCATCTTGTCCACCATCAGGTGGTCATCGCGCACGAGCTTGACGCGGTCCTTCAGCGTGGTCGCTTCGAGGAAGCTCTGCACCGCCCTCATGGCCATCTCCTGCTCACTCATGACGCCGGGTGTGGTGGCTGGCGCAGAATCCACCTCTTCGGGCAGCTTCATCTCAGGCGCCTGTACCGGGGTGCTCAGCACCTCCTTTGCAGAGGGCAGCGCCGGATCGACCTCGACTTTCCTGCTCTCTCCCAGAGGCTCCACCTTGGGAGGGGAAAGGACCGTCATCATGCCGGAAAAGCCATTCCCAAGAGCTCTCCACCAGTGGAAGCGGTCTGCGGCAATCACCAGGGCGATCAAAGCCACCACCACGCCGACACCCCACAGGATCGTATTGCCTTTGCGCTTGATGTCCGAGTCATGCAGGAGGCGCTCTCCTGAGGAGCCCTCCAGTGTCTGCGCTACGACAGGCATGGGGGCGAGGCTGCCGCCTGCGAGGGGTTTCGAGCCTGCGACCGGGGCCACCCGCGGACTGGGCGCAGGCATGGTGCGGGGCGTGTCACGTCCCGTCACTACGGAGGTGCCTTGTGGACGTGCCACGACGTTGGAGCGGGCTCCGCCTGCGGCGGCGGCGGCCTCTCCTCCCAGCTGGACAGTGGGGGTCAGCAGGGCCTTGCGCTTCATGCGCGTGGCCTTGGTCGTGAACTGCAAAATGATGTACTTCCCGCAGCGAGGGCAGTCCCGGGACCGGGTGACATCGGTGACGTTGAGCTCCACCTCCTGTTCACAGTGCGGGCAGGTCAAACGGGTCTGGGGCATCGGGGGGCGGGCGGTGCGGTTCAGTTCAGGTGGAGTCACAAGCTACCGCGCAAAACCCGGCGCGCAACCATGCGGAATATGGCGGCACCATCTGAGGGAAAAGCAGTTGTGAGGGAGCGGGGTTGAGCCTGTCCGACTTTGCGCCTAGAGTCGCCCATGGCACGCCGCATGGCCCTCTTTGGGGGCAGCTTCAATCCACCGGGTTTGCATCACCTCCGCATCGCGGAAGTGCTCGCGCGTGAGTTTGATGAGGTGCGCATCGTGCCCTGTGGCCCCCGGCCGGACAAGCCCGAGGTGAACTCCGTGCCCTCTGCCTTCCGCGCGGCGCTGTGTGACCTGACCTTCGGCTGCCTGAAAGGGGCCGTGGTGGATCTCTTTGACCTGGAGCAGGACACCTTCACGCGAAATCATGCGCTTGAGGAACGCTACCAGGCGGAAGCGGAGGTCTGGCATGTCGTCGGCGCTGACTGGATCGAAGGTGGAGCACAGCATCGTTCAGCCATCCACACTGGTTGGGAAAAGGGACCGGAGCTGTGGCAGCGCAGCCGCTTTGCCATCCTCACGCGGCCGGGCCATACCATGGACGCTGCGGATCTCCCGCCGAACCACGTGCTCATTCCCCTGGAGATTCCGGGTTCCAGCACCCTCATCCGCGACTCGCTGCTCCACCGCCGGGCGGCAGATCACCTGCTCACGAAGAAAGCTCACCGCTACATCAATCGCTACGGACTCTACCGCGGCACAAACCCCGCCACCTGGTCACGCGGGACGCTGGAGGATCTGAAATGCATGATCCAGACAGACCCGCGCAATGGGAAATCTGTGAATTGGCGGGACAAATTCCAACCGCACGTGAACGAGGACGCGCCCGACTTCATCCTCACCCTGGGAGGAGACGGCGCCATGCTGCGGTGCATTCGTGAGTACTGGCGGAAGAGGCTGCCCTTTTTTGGCGTGAATGCCGGGCACGTGGGATTCCTGATGAATGCGCCGGATCAGGTGTTTGAGCAGAGCTTTCCTCCCACGGAGGTCATCTTCCGGCAGCTCCCCCAGATCTATATCGAGATGGAAACGGAAACGGGTGAAATCATCCAGGACTACGCCTTCAATGACGCCTGGGTGGAGCGCTCCACCAGTCAGAGTGCCTGGCTGGAGGTGAAGGTGAACGGCATCTCCCGCCTGCCGAAGCTCGTGAGCGACGGAGCCCTCGTCTCCACGGCAGCCGGTAGCACCGCCTACGCACGCGCCATGGGTGCCTCCCCTCTCCTGGCGGACACACCCGCGTGGCTGCTGGTGGGCTCCAATGTCCTGGAGCCCGCCCACTGGAAGAGCGCCCTGCTCTCCAGCGACACCTCGGTGGAGATCCTCAATCTGGAGTGCGACAAGCGCCCGACGACCGCCTATGTGGACGGCGTGAGCCAGGGGGCCGTGCGCAGCATCCGTGCGCGCCTGAGCCGGGCAGCCGCCGTAGAGCTGGTCTTTCTGGCGAACCGTGACATGGCGGAGAAAATCGCCGGGATTCAGTTCATGCGTTGATGCACGAGGCGGGATCTGTGCTTGAGTGCCAGCCCCTTTTATTTCGCATGTCCACGTTTCGCAAGTTGCTGTCCCAGCGTCTCCAGGCCGCCTTCGCCGCGGCAAATATCACCCTGCCTGAGGGTGCAGTCATTGATGTGACGAATGCCAGCGACTCCCGATTTGGCGACTACCAGAGCAATGCGGCCATGACCGTGGCCAAGCTCCTGAAAACGAATCCCCGCCAGCTCGCCACGACCATCGCGGATACCTTCGATGGCACCGGCCTCTGCCAGAAGCCGGAGGTGGCCGGTCCCGGCTTCCTGAACTTCCGCCTCACGAATGAGACACTCGCCTCCACGCTGAATGCCCATGTGGCGGATGCGCATCTCGGTGTGCCTCGCGCGGAGCAGGCGAAGACCATTGTCGTGGACTTCTCTGCGCCGAACGTGGCCAAGCCCATGCACGTGGGCCACATCCGCAGCACGTTCATCGGCGACAGCCTCGCGCGGCTTGCGCGCTATGTGGGCCACCACGTCATCACGGACAATCACATCGGCGACTGGGGCACGCAGTTCGGCATGATCATCCACGGCTGGAAGACGCGGATGGACAAGGAGGCGCTCAAGAAGGATCCCATCCATGAACTCGTGCGCGTCTACAAGGATGTGAACGCCGAGGGCAAGGTGAACGAGGCTGTGCGCGAGATGTGCAAGACCGAACTGGTGAAACTCCAGCAGGGCGACGCGGAGAACCTCGAGATCTGGAAGGAGTGTGTGAAGCTCACTCTCGACCAACTGCACGATGTCTACGGCAAGCTCGATATCAGCTTTGACCACTACCTCGGCGAGAGTTTCTACAACGATGCACTTGGTCCGCTCGTGGAGGACATGCTCGCGCAGAAACAGGCGCAGGTCAGTGAGGGCGCGGTGTGTGTGTTCTCGGATGGCACCAAGAAGCCAGAGCAGGACCCTTTCCTCATCTTCAAGGATGGCGAGTGGACCGCCCTTCCTCTCATCATTCGCAAGGCGGACGGCGGATTCCTTTACGGCACCACGGACCTCGCCACGGTGGACTATCGCGTCAACGAATGGAAGGCAGAAGAGGTCTGGTACGTCGTGGGCGCGCCGCAGCAGTTGCATTTCCGGCAGCTCTTCGATGCCTCACGGCGTCGTGGTCACCAGACGCGCATGGAGCACATCGCCTTCGGCTCCATCTTGGGGCCTGATGGCAAAATGTTCAAGACGCGCTCAGGCGAAAGCGTGGGCCTGCTCGAAGTGATCGAGGAAGCCGTGGAACGCGCTGCCACCGTGGTGGCCGAGCGTGAAGGTTTCACTGATGAGGAGAAGTCCGAGGTCGCCGAGATCATCGGCATCGCTGCCGTGAAGTATGCGGAGCTCAGCCAGCACCGCATGACGGACTACAAGTTCTCCTGGGACAAGATGCTCTCTCTCCAGGGGAATACGGCCCCGTATCTCATCAATGCCTATGTGCGTACGCGCTCCATCTTCCGGAAACTGGATGGTGCGGTCACGCTCACCGACGACGTCGTACTGACCGAAGATGCGGAACGAGCCCTTGCAATGAAGCTTCTGCAGTTCGGCGAAGCGGTGCATGACGTGCTGGAGGACTTCCGTCCGAACCTGCTTGCGCAGTATTTGTATGATCTTGCGAGTGCCTTCCACGGCTTCTTTGAAGCATGCCCTGTGCTGCGTTCCGAAGGCGTCACCCGCAACACCCGTCTTGTGCTCTGCGATGCCACCTCCCGCGTGCTGAAGGAAGGTTTGGGGCTGCTGGGGATCAAGACGACGGAGAGGATGTAGTCCTCTCTGGGCAAGGTGCTGGCCGAGTTCCCCTCTGGTCTGTAATCTCAAACTACCAAGAAAGGCCCGGTGGGAAGGTGGCGCAGCACCTCCCCACCGGAACTTTTCGAGTAGTTTCAAATGATAGACCAGAGGGATCACTCTCCATACTTTCTCGCGGGAAGAGGGGGGACGTTTCATTTTTTCAACCCGGGTGCTCTCGGACGGAGGCTCGACTTCAATGCCCTCTTCGAAAACTCATCCATTTCCTAAGCCCGCCCC
The Roseimicrobium gellanilyticum DNA segment above includes these coding regions:
- a CDS encoding carbohydrate binding domain-containing protein, with product MKLLCPRIVHVATVAFVCVLSVTHACAQGEPTGGRPDLLTNAGFENGMDGWTFGCHQKKGEAALDTEVKRNGNASLRITNAGGDDSFLKQAVKIKPKTRYRLSGYIKTKDVVVKGGQAATLALEGGFESSDSVKGTNSWKKFDFEFDSAALETAKVGPRLGGHSSMAVGTAWYDDLKLIELGPSRNR
- a CDS encoding amidase, yielding MKTLAHRIPVPRAAAGALTLTALLLTSCSFSGLRKPATPEPHAFISYKAPAPGDTNLRLAVKDLIDMKGEVTSAGSEYLYKNAPPATKDAECMKYIRGRRDVTIVGKANLSEFAIGVSGSNDYFGTPVNPVDKSRVPGGSSSGSAVAVAMNLADVALGTDTAGSIRVPACCCGIAGLKTTFGRISTKGVYPISPKYLDTVGPLARDVDGLVNGMELLEPGFQNEYARAKAANPLAKTIRIGRLRVPGTDPAIDDAIDRQLAAAGFTVIPLSAEFHEEWAKAQHDGNLVAAAASYYNNDQIRKHKGVGNRASKAILFGDLVFSRKYDDEAKREAAIARRDHWRDVLRQTFKRVDAIALPVLQRAPYHRNVAFTAIFEAKFIKIQNTVAVNYAGVPAVAIPVPLHKSGAFPVTSVQFVGPANSEAALLNIGRLAEKRS
- a CDS encoding serine hydrolase domain-containing protein, with protein sequence MNRRNTFAVLLAGLSSRGLLHAQSASLNMDAMKAAASLLQTQAEKGVIESAVLHVQRGSQVFQQAFGKARSTEAIFLLGSITKPMTAIAVMVLADRGKLRLSDPVMKFIPEFSEGARRKITLEQVLIHTSGLPDQLPENNELRRRHAPLSEFVQATVRTPLLFEPGTQYHYQSMGILLAAEVVERVAKMSLPDFLSKEVFAPLGMKHSALGLGAFKMEETMRVQTEHAAPESGAGSADAKNWDWNSPYWRKLAAPWGGALCSAGDVALFLRSFLHPAGKVLRPETAQLMIQDHTQGLSARRGIGFALGPAGFGKSCSDQSFGHSGSTGMLAWADPKTDLSCVILTSLPGSVSRPLVLQPVSDVVSG
- a CDS encoding 6-phosphofructokinase, with protein sequence MENLTRQKSVIDGAAALISERRVAYEARDSLQTTVERLGTPEFENPQSEELLGLFRPEDSRRAVLADMDYIETFIAAGKGVPGFPEAGPRRKLFFNPKTVRAAIVTSGGVAPGLNRVTHAIVQRHYATYGCDITEGGAVFGVYDGITGLLGDEMDIGLLSPEFTREHLAEGGSKLGLRRVNKDVLVEQTDKIVANLRKQRINILYVIGGDGSLRAANHIAKLVPDMAVIGVPKTMDNDILWVAQSFGFSTTVDKATDVIRQMETEASSTRRVGIVELFGAESGFVAANAAHAFGKCTLVLIPEMFAGYQTAEEIEAALMQCLEHVVAKVGSMPRGEGVIVVAEGVGELMWQRKVKIGDEEPIHDRFSYQVERWLKNRLKDGRGRSVGTFVNRPRHHIRAIPPNAFDQTYCDRLGALAVEAGLAGYTRCVISYWLSEFVLVPLALIAQGQKRLTTSGMFWKQIVLSTGQPAFGVGT
- a CDS encoding NAD(+)/NADH kinase encodes the protein MARRMALFGGSFNPPGLHHLRIAEVLAREFDEVRIVPCGPRPDKPEVNSVPSAFRAALCDLTFGCLKGAVVDLFDLEQDTFTRNHALEERYQAEAEVWHVVGADWIEGGAQHRSAIHTGWEKGPELWQRSRFAILTRPGHTMDAADLPPNHVLIPLEIPGSSTLIRDSLLHRRAADHLLTKKAHRYINRYGLYRGTNPATWSRGTLEDLKCMIQTDPRNGKSVNWRDKFQPHVNEDAPDFILTLGGDGAMLRCIREYWRKRLPFFGVNAGHVGFLMNAPDQVFEQSFPPTEVIFRQLPQIYIEMETETGEIIQDYAFNDAWVERSTSQSAWLEVKVNGISRLPKLVSDGALVSTAAGSTAYARAMGASPLLADTPAWLLVGSNVLEPAHWKSALLSSDTSVEILNLECDKRPTTAYVDGVSQGAVRSIRARLSRAAAVELVFLANRDMAEKIAGIQFMR
- the argS gene encoding arginine--tRNA ligase; translation: MSTFRKLLSQRLQAAFAAANITLPEGAVIDVTNASDSRFGDYQSNAAMTVAKLLKTNPRQLATTIADTFDGTGLCQKPEVAGPGFLNFRLTNETLASTLNAHVADAHLGVPRAEQAKTIVVDFSAPNVAKPMHVGHIRSTFIGDSLARLARYVGHHVITDNHIGDWGTQFGMIIHGWKTRMDKEALKKDPIHELVRVYKDVNAEGKVNEAVREMCKTELVKLQQGDAENLEIWKECVKLTLDQLHDVYGKLDISFDHYLGESFYNDALGPLVEDMLAQKQAQVSEGAVCVFSDGTKKPEQDPFLIFKDGEWTALPLIIRKADGGFLYGTTDLATVDYRVNEWKAEEVWYVVGAPQQLHFRQLFDASRRRGHQTRMEHIAFGSILGPDGKMFKTRSGESVGLLEVIEEAVERAATVVAEREGFTDEEKSEVAEIIGIAAVKYAELSQHRMTDYKFSWDKMLSLQGNTAPYLINAYVRTRSIFRKLDGAVTLTDDVVLTEDAERALAMKLLQFGEAVHDVLEDFRPNLLAQYLYDLASAFHGFFEACPVLRSEGVTRNTRLVLCDATSRVLKEGLGLLGIKTTERM